The Methanobacteriales archaeon HGW-Methanobacteriales-1 genome has a segment encoding these proteins:
- a CDS encoding tyrosine decarboxylase MfnA (catalyzes the decarboxylation of L-tyrosine to produce tyramine), giving the protein MDKTGLSKRQVFETLQEFKKKDLKYSSGKILGSMCTCAHPIAKEVYCDFLESNLGDPGLFKGTKALENEVISLLGELLGKKNVYGHVITGGTEANLMAMRAARNMAQNTMGEELNGTPEIMVPKSAHFSFKKAADILGLKLKEVELTDEYRMDLNCFQENLSKNTIAVVGVAGTTELGKIDPISELSKICLDSNIYLHVDAAFGGFLIPFLKEIGYKLPDFDFSLEGVSSITIDPHKMGLAPIPSGCILFREKEYLDVMNIDTPYLTEKQQSTIAGTRTGASSAATWAIMKYMGREGYVKLAVQAMETTDFLARNLVKAGFELVSSPELNIVAFNSKQMPAHELAEKLEAQGWAVSVSSCPPAIRVVLMPHIKLEHIVELMDTLENI; this is encoded by the coding sequence ATGGATAAAACAGGACTCAGCAAGCGCCAGGTCTTTGAAACGCTTCAGGAGTTCAAGAAAAAGGATCTAAAGTATTCTTCTGGTAAAATATTAGGTTCCATGTGCACCTGTGCACATCCTATTGCTAAGGAAGTATATTGCGATTTTTTAGAATCTAATTTAGGAGATCCTGGCCTTTTTAAAGGTACTAAAGCACTGGAAAATGAAGTAATTTCTCTGCTGGGTGAACTTCTAGGCAAGAAAAATGTTTATGGGCATGTAATTACTGGAGGCACTGAAGCTAATCTCATGGCCATGCGAGCGGCCAGGAATATGGCCCAGAATACTATGGGTGAAGAATTAAATGGAACTCCCGAGATTATGGTTCCTAAATCTGCTCATTTTTCTTTTAAAAAGGCTGCCGATATCTTGGGTTTAAAATTAAAAGAAGTTGAATTGACTGACGAATATCGCATGGATTTGAATTGTTTTCAGGAAAATCTCTCCAAAAATACTATTGCGGTAGTTGGTGTGGCTGGAACCACGGAACTAGGCAAAATTGACCCTATATCTGAACTTTCCAAAATTTGTTTGGATTCTAATATTTATCTACATGTTGATGCGGCCTTTGGAGGCTTTTTAATACCATTTTTAAAGGAAATTGGGTATAAACTTCCTGATTTTGATTTTTCCCTAGAAGGTGTCTCTTCCATTACTATTGATCCTCATAAGATGGGTTTGGCACCTATTCCATCAGGATGTATATTGTTCAGGGAAAAAGAGTATCTAGATGTCATGAACATTGATACTCCATACCTAACTGAAAAACAGCAGTCCACTATTGCCGGTACCAGAACCGGTGCTTCTTCAGCGGCTACTTGGGCTATAATGAAGTATATGGGTAGGGAAGGATATGTGAAACTTGCTGTTCAAGCTATGGAAACAACAGACTTTTTAGCTAGGAATCTGGTCAAAGCAGGATTTGAACTGGTCAGTTCACCGGAATTGAATATAGTTGCATTTAATTCTAAGCAAATGCCCGCTCATGAGCTGGCTGAAAAACTTGAAGCTCAAGGATGGGCTGTCTCTGTTTCATCATGCCCTCCGGCCATAAGGGTAGTACTAATGCCTCATATAAAACTGGAACATATAGTTGAATTAATGGATACTCTTGAAAATATTTAA
- a CDS encoding fumarate hydratase: MKKITIPTTKEIIDSLEVGDQILLSGKMLTGRDAALPRLVKSIKNGEKLIDIQGAALMHTAVSDAGIAPTTSNKEEIEGNMPYLAKAGLLIHIGKGNLSEDTVKSLGDAGAIFVVTPPVAALLTSKVKSKKVAAFKEEGMEAIFELEVEEIPGIVAVAHGKSIY, encoded by the coding sequence ATGAAAAAAATTACTATTCCCACCACTAAAGAAATAATTGATTCTCTAGAAGTTGGCGATCAGATTCTTTTAAGTGGAAAAATGCTTACGGGAAGAGATGCTGCTTTACCCAGACTGGTTAAATCAATTAAAAATGGCGAAAAATTAATTGATATTCAAGGAGCCGCCCTAATGCATACGGCAGTTAGTGATGCTGGAATCGCCCCAACTACTAGTAACAAGGAAGAAATCGAGGGAAACATGCCCTATCTAGCCAAAGCAGGCCTTCTTATTCATATAGGGAAAGGAAATCTAAGCGAAGATACAGTAAAATCTTTAGGTGATGCTGGGGCAATATTTGTAGTAACTCCTCCCGTAGCAGCACTTTTAACTAGTAAAGTAAAGTCAAAAAAAGTGGCAGCCTTTAAAGAAGAAGGAATGGAGGCCATATTTGAACTGGAAGTTGAAGAAATTCCAGGAATTGTGGCTGTGGCCCATGGAAAGTCTATTTATTGA
- a CDS encoding quinoprotein glucose dehydrogenase, translating into MNKKLIIGIIIILIVLILVVFATWPQTANQKGFQSEVVLENLNTPWAIDFLPNGTMIFTERNGKISTWDGKSLRLVGNILVKAEGESGLLGLAVDPEFSKNKYVYVYYTDNDSNSISRFNLNQKLENETVLLDNIPSASTHDAGRLKFGPDGKLYATTGDASQRNLAQDVNSLAGKILRLNKNGSVPTDNPFKNYVWSYGHRDPQGITWSDNGTMYSSEHGQTMNDEINIIVKGGNYGWPLEQGDNLTGKYKNPLIFYTNFTLAPSGMAFFQGDLYVAGLRGNQLRQIVLDESGQKVLSEAELFTNLGRIRDVMAHDGYLYIGTSNYDGRGVPKVGDDKIIRIKVNG; encoded by the coding sequence TTGAATAAAAAATTAATTATTGGGATTATAATTATTTTAATAGTTTTGATTTTAGTAGTATTTGCCACGTGGCCTCAAACCGCAAATCAAAAAGGATTTCAATCAGAAGTAGTTCTGGAAAATCTTAATACTCCTTGGGCCATTGACTTCCTGCCTAATGGAACAATGATATTCACCGAACGGAATGGAAAAATCAGTACTTGGGATGGAAAATCGCTTAGATTAGTGGGAAATATCTTGGTTAAGGCTGAAGGAGAATCAGGACTTTTAGGATTGGCAGTAGATCCAGAATTTTCTAAAAACAAATATGTCTATGTTTATTATACAGATAATGACTCTAATAGTATTTCTCGATTCAATTTAAATCAAAAACTGGAAAATGAAACGGTTTTGTTAGATAACATCCCCAGTGCATCAACTCACGATGCAGGCCGACTTAAATTCGGGCCAGACGGTAAATTATATGCTACTACTGGTGATGCATCTCAAAGGAATCTGGCCCAGGATGTAAATTCTCTGGCCGGTAAAATTCTCCGTTTGAATAAAAATGGGTCTGTACCAACTGATAATCCATTTAAAAATTATGTATGGTCCTACGGCCACCGGGATCCTCAGGGAATAACCTGGAGTGACAATGGAACCATGTATTCATCAGAACACGGCCAGACCATGAATGATGAGATTAATATAATTGTCAAGGGTGGTAATTATGGCTGGCCATTAGAACAAGGAGATAATTTAACGGGTAAATATAAAAATCCACTTATTTTCTACACAAACTTTACTTTAGCCCCGTCTGGAATGGCCTTTTTTCAGGGAGATTTGTATGTGGCTGGACTTAGAGGTAATCAACTCCGACAGATTGTTCTGGATGAAAGTGGCCAGAAAGTGCTTAGTGAAGCAGAATTATTTACTAATTTGGGCCGAATAAGGGATGTGATGGCTCATGATGGTTATTTGTATATTGGTACTAGTAATTATGATGGAAGAGGCGTTCCCAAGGTTGGTGATGATAAAATAATTAGAATAAAGGTTAATGGTTGA
- the upp gene encoding uracil phosphoribosyltransferase: MLKIIDHLLVQEKLTKIRKKGINSAHFRKGIIEIGRLMAYEFANTLEKENIKVETPLGQAQGIKIKSRNDIIIITILRASLPLTNGILRVFPEAQYGVIGAWRRDEPPFEVCMDYLKIPDLNDKIVIVADPMLATGNTMGLILKKLERFGNPKRMVLFTVISSEPGLEKIMENHPELEIYTCSVEKELNDDGYIVPGLGDAGDIAFGKPSK, translated from the coding sequence ATGTTAAAAATAATTGATCATCTATTAGTTCAGGAAAAATTAACCAAAATAAGAAAAAAAGGAATTAATTCGGCCCATTTCAGGAAAGGAATTATTGAAATTGGCCGGTTGATGGCCTATGAATTTGCTAACACATTAGAAAAAGAAAATATCAAAGTGGAAACTCCCTTGGGCCAGGCCCAAGGAATAAAAATAAAATCCAGAAATGATATCATTATCATCACCATATTAAGAGCTTCTCTACCTCTAACCAATGGTATATTGCGGGTTTTTCCAGAAGCACAGTACGGAGTGATTGGGGCCTGGAGGCGTGATGAACCTCCCTTTGAAGTATGCATGGATTATCTTAAAATACCAGATTTAAATGATAAAATCGTGATTGTGGCCGATCCCATGCTAGCCACCGGAAATACTATGGGATTAATACTTAAAAAACTTGAAAGGTTTGGAAATCCAAAAAGAATGGTTCTATTTACTGTAATAAGCTCGGAACCAGGATTAGAAAAAATAATGGAAAATCATCCAGAACTGGAAATTTATACCTGTTCTGTGGAGAAAGAATTGAATGATGATGGATATATTGTACCTGGCCTGGGAGATGCCGGAGATATAGCCTTTGGCAAGCCATCTAAATAG
- a CDS encoding phosphoenolpyruvate synthase has translation MYVAFFEDLNKEDVDIAGGKGANLGELTQAGIPVPPGFVVTSETYDKFMRETGIYAEVMGFLDSLDVNNNKKLQEAAKNIKKIIIETEVPEDIKTLIIEAYNALCQRIGTENVFVAIRSSATAEDLPEASFAGQQDTFLNIKGSQEVLEYVQKCWASLFEARAIFYREENNFDHSKVYIAVVVQEMVEAEKAGVMFTVHPSTGEEKILIEGSWGLGEAVVSGTVTPDTYWVDKATGEILEVTISEKNVMFKKDPKAGKTIKTEVPADLKNKRVLNEDELETLTEMGKRIHEHYGFPQDTEWAFKDDELFMLQSRPVTTLGGNHSDSHDAEEGERTVITKGLGASPGMASGAVKIVNDIDELDKIHEGDVLVTVMTTPDMVPAMKRASGIITDEGGVTCHAAIVSRELGIPCVVGTSDASKTLDENQLVTLDGNKGIIYEGILKVSQKKVEDTPISFAEAPVLTVTEVKVNVSMVEAAQKAAATGADGVGLLRTEHMMLTSGVHPKKFITDGREDDLVKILVENILKVADAFYPRPVWYRTLDAPTDEFKTLDGGQDEPYEHNPMLGWRGIRRELDEPEILKAEFNAIKKLHEQGYTNIGIMIPLVQHPDELKKAKEIAEEVGLKPHKDIEFGIMVETPAAALIIEDFIDVGLDFVSFGTNDLTQYTLAIDRNNEHVAGLYTEGHPAVLKLIERVIKKCNAAGVKTSICGQAGSMPKIVEKLVELGIDSVSANTDAVADVRRTVARGEQKLLLKAARKMVNE, from the coding sequence ATGTATGTGGCATTTTTTGAGGATTTAAACAAGGAAGATGTGGATATTGCTGGTGGAAAGGGAGCTAATTTAGGGGAATTAACTCAAGCGGGAATTCCAGTTCCTCCAGGATTTGTAGTAACATCCGAAACCTATGATAAATTTATGAGAGAAACAGGGATTTATGCTGAAGTAATGGGCTTTTTAGACTCTCTGGATGTTAATAACAATAAAAAACTCCAGGAAGCCGCTAAAAATATTAAAAAAATTATTATTGAAACCGAAGTCCCTGAAGACATTAAAACGTTGATTATAGAAGCTTACAATGCACTTTGCCAACGTATTGGTACTGAAAATGTATTTGTGGCCATTCGTTCATCTGCCACAGCAGAAGATTTACCTGAAGCCTCTTTTGCAGGACAGCAAGATACTTTTCTTAACATTAAAGGCTCACAAGAAGTTTTAGAATATGTTCAAAAATGCTGGGCATCTCTTTTTGAAGCAAGAGCAATTTTCTACCGGGAAGAAAATAATTTTGATCACTCTAAGGTGTATATTGCAGTTGTAGTTCAGGAAATGGTGGAAGCCGAAAAAGCAGGTGTAATGTTTACGGTACACCCTTCTACTGGGGAAGAAAAGATTTTAATTGAAGGGTCCTGGGGATTAGGCGAAGCTGTAGTTTCTGGAACTGTTACTCCTGACACATACTGGGTGGACAAAGCTACCGGTGAAATTCTGGAAGTTACCATCAGTGAAAAAAATGTCATGTTCAAAAAAGACCCTAAGGCTGGAAAGACCATTAAAACAGAAGTTCCAGCAGATTTGAAAAACAAGAGAGTTTTAAATGAAGATGAACTGGAAACTCTAACTGAAATGGGTAAAAGGATACATGAACATTATGGATTCCCTCAGGATACTGAATGGGCTTTTAAAGATGATGAACTATTCATGCTCCAGTCCAGACCAGTCACTACTTTAGGTGGAAACCATAGTGACTCTCACGATGCAGAAGAAGGAGAGAGAACCGTAATAACTAAGGGATTAGGTGCTAGTCCAGGTATGGCTTCTGGTGCGGTAAAAATAGTTAATGATATTGATGAGCTGGACAAAATTCATGAAGGGGACGTCTTAGTTACAGTTATGACCACTCCAGACATGGTTCCAGCCATGAAAAGGGCCAGTGGAATCATCACCGATGAGGGTGGAGTAACCTGTCACGCAGCTATTGTTTCCCGAGAACTGGGAATACCTTGTGTGGTAGGGACCTCTGATGCTTCTAAAACCCTTGATGAAAACCAATTAGTTACTCTGGATGGTAACAAGGGAATTATTTATGAAGGAATACTCAAAGTTTCTCAGAAAAAAGTGGAAGATACCCCAATATCATTTGCTGAAGCACCTGTATTAACTGTCACTGAGGTAAAAGTTAATGTAAGTATGGTTGAAGCGGCTCAAAAGGCTGCAGCCACCGGAGCAGATGGTGTGGGTTTACTGCGAACAGAACATATGATGTTAACCTCTGGGGTCCACCCTAAAAAGTTCATTACTGATGGAAGAGAAGATGATTTGGTAAAGATACTGGTAGAAAATATTCTAAAAGTAGCTGATGCATTTTATCCTCGACCAGTGTGGTATAGGACTCTGGATGCCCCAACTGATGAATTTAAAACATTAGATGGTGGCCAAGATGAACCTTATGAACACAACCCTATGTTAGGTTGGAGAGGAATCAGAAGGGAACTGGACGAACCAGAAATATTAAAAGCTGAATTCAATGCCATTAAAAAACTTCACGAACAGGGCTACACTAATATTGGAATTATGATTCCTCTAGTACAGCACCCTGACGAGCTTAAAAAGGCCAAAGAAATTGCCGAGGAAGTTGGATTGAAACCTCATAAGGATATAGAGTTTGGAATCATGGTGGAAACTCCTGCAGCAGCTCTTATCATTGAAGACTTCATTGATGTTGGACTTGACTTTGTAAGCTTTGGAACTAATGATTTAACCCAATACACTCTGGCTATTGACAGAAACAATGAGCATGTAGCAGGTTTATACACTGAAGGACACCCCGCAGTTTTAAAACTCATTGAAAGAGTTATTAAGAAATGTAATGCCGCTGGAGTCAAAACCAGTATTTGTGGCCAGGCTGGAAGTATGCCTAAAATTGTAGAAAAACTGGTAGAACTTGGAATTGACAGTGTATCTGCAAATACGGATGCTGTAGCTGATGTACGGCGTACTGTAGCTCGTGGAGAGCAAAAATTGCTTTTAAAGGCTGCTAGAAAAATGGTTAATGAATAA